Proteins from a genomic interval of Burkholderia cepacia GG4:
- the tnpB gene encoding IS66 family insertion sequence element accessory protein TnpB (TnpB, as the term is used for proteins encoded by IS66 family insertion elements, is considered an accessory protein, since TnpC, encoded by a neighboring gene, is a DDE family transposase.) yields MIGLPSHTRVWLAAGVTDMRSGFNSLAAKVQTVLERDPFSGHVFVFRGRRGDLVKVLWWSGDGMCLLMKRLERGRFVWPRADGGVIYLSQAQLSMLLEGIDWRQPVRTTEPSSAL; encoded by the coding sequence ATGATCGGCCTGCCCAGCCACACACGCGTCTGGCTGGCCGCTGGTGTGACCGACATGCGCTCGGGCTTCAACAGCTTAGCCGCAAAGGTTCAGACCGTGCTGGAGCGGGACCCGTTCAGCGGCCACGTATTCGTGTTCCGGGGCCGGCGTGGCGACCTGGTCAAGGTGCTGTGGTGGAGCGGCGACGGCATGTGCCTGCTGATGAAACGCCTGGAACGAGGCCGCTTCGTCTGGCCGCGGGCCGATGGTGGCGTGATCTATCTGAGCCAGGCCCAGCTGTCGATGCTGCTCGAAGGCATCGACTGGCGGCAGCCGGTCCGCACGACCGAACCGAGTTCGGCGTTGTAA
- the tnpC gene encoding IS66 family transposase: MTTANAYPDDIEALKALLLERDAQVRERDARIDHLEDLVESHEAVVATGKAEIEHLKLLIAKLRRMAFGRSSEKLDRQIEQLELKLEDLEADEGATPIELPKTPRTAAEQIQRKPLPEHLPREVLTYLPESGEICTACGAAIKLLGEDVSEQLEYVPASFRVIRHVRPKLACTCCDHIAQAPAPSRPIERGLAGPGLLAHVLVAKFADHLPLYRQSVIYAREGVELDRSLLAKWVGHGANLLQPLVDALRRHVMAATKLHADDTPVPVLAPGNGKTKTGRLWVYVRDDRNSGDTTAPAVWFTYTPDRKGEHPQQHLARFKGTLQADAYGGYQKIYERGDVVEAACWAHARRKFYDIHAVRPNALNTKALERIGALYRIEDEIRGEPPDARQAHRQTHAKPLLDELHTWLTAMLGTLSRKSDTSQAILYALNRWAALTRYCDDGHLEIDNLPAERALRSVAVGRRNYLFAGADSGGERAAAIYSLIGSAKLNGIDPEAYLRHVLGRIADHPINRSDELLPWRVTVLAS; this comes from the coding sequence ATGACCACGGCCAACGCCTATCCAGACGACATCGAAGCGCTCAAGGCCTTGCTGCTCGAGCGTGATGCCCAGGTCCGCGAACGCGACGCACGCATTGACCATCTGGAAGACCTGGTCGAATCGCACGAGGCCGTGGTGGCTACGGGCAAGGCCGAGATCGAGCATCTGAAGCTGCTGATCGCGAAGCTCCGTCGCATGGCGTTCGGGCGCAGCTCGGAGAAACTGGATCGCCAGATTGAGCAGCTCGAACTGAAGCTGGAAGATCTCGAAGCCGACGAAGGCGCCACGCCGATCGAACTCCCGAAGACGCCGCGTACAGCCGCGGAGCAGATACAACGCAAGCCATTGCCGGAACATCTGCCGCGCGAGGTGCTGACGTACCTGCCCGAATCAGGCGAGATCTGCACGGCATGCGGTGCCGCGATAAAGCTGCTCGGCGAGGACGTGTCCGAACAACTCGAATACGTACCTGCCAGCTTCCGTGTGATCCGTCATGTGCGGCCGAAGCTGGCTTGCACGTGTTGCGATCACATCGCCCAGGCGCCGGCGCCCAGCCGTCCAATTGAACGTGGCCTGGCCGGCCCCGGCCTGCTGGCGCATGTGCTGGTGGCGAAGTTCGCGGACCATCTGCCGCTGTATCGTCAGTCGGTGATCTATGCGCGCGAAGGCGTGGAACTCGATCGCTCGCTCTTGGCGAAATGGGTGGGCCACGGCGCGAATCTGTTGCAACCTCTGGTCGATGCGCTGCGTCGGCACGTAATGGCGGCTACGAAGTTGCATGCCGACGATACTCCCGTGCCGGTGCTCGCGCCAGGCAACGGCAAGACCAAGACCGGACGGTTGTGGGTGTATGTGCGCGATGATCGGAACTCGGGCGACACCACGGCGCCGGCGGTTTGGTTCACCTACACCCCGGACCGCAAAGGCGAGCATCCGCAACAGCATCTTGCCAGGTTCAAAGGCACGCTGCAGGCCGATGCCTATGGCGGTTACCAGAAGATCTACGAGCGTGGGGATGTCGTCGAGGCCGCGTGCTGGGCGCATGCGCGGCGCAAGTTCTACGATATTCATGCTGTACGGCCGAATGCGCTGAACACCAAGGCACTGGAGCGCATCGGTGCGCTTTACCGCATTGAAGACGAAATCCGGGGCGAACCACCCGATGCTCGGCAGGCCCACCGGCAAACGCATGCCAAACCCCTGCTCGACGAACTCCACACATGGCTGACCGCCATGCTGGGAACACTCTCGCGCAAATCCGACACGAGTCAGGCGATCCTGTATGCCTTGAATCGGTGGGCGGCATTGACGCGCTATTGCGATGACGGGCACCTAGAGATCGACAATCTACCCGCCGAGCGGGCATTACGTAGTGTAGCCGTCGGCCGTCGCAACTACCTGTTCGCCGGCGCGGACTCTGGCGGCGAACGGGCGGCGGCAATCTACAGCCTGATTGGCTCGGCCAAACTCAACGGCATCGACCCCGAGGCGTATCTGCGTCATGTGCTCGGGCGCATCGCGGATCACCCGATCAACCGGAGCGATGAACTGTTGCCCTGGCGTGTGACCGTCCTAGCCTCGTGA
- a CDS encoding plasmid pRiA4b ORF-3 family protein has translation MAKSFQRYTLHVQLLYIEPHIWRRIVVEGPDSLRKLHHILQAAFGWEDTHLHDFLIDGKTYAQFDIEAGLEFMDLTKTFDDRKAKLGKVLRPDSRIIYRYDFGDGWDHQIVIENIETIEDESWGESRIIDGARACPPEDVGGAPGYEMFLTTLRDSPDSEEADHYRQWIGPGFDPELFDIRAANAALMRLATNRWGNR, from the coding sequence ATGGCCAAGTCGTTCCAGCGCTACACCTTGCACGTGCAATTGCTGTATATCGAGCCGCACATCTGGCGCCGGATCGTCGTCGAAGGGCCTGACTCGCTGCGCAAGCTGCATCACATCCTGCAGGCCGCCTTCGGGTGGGAGGACACCCATCTCCACGACTTCCTGATCGACGGCAAGACATATGCCCAGTTCGATATAGAGGCCGGATTGGAATTCATGGACCTGACCAAAACGTTCGACGACCGGAAAGCAAAGCTGGGCAAAGTCCTGCGACCCGACTCGCGCATCATCTACCGATATGACTTCGGTGATGGCTGGGATCACCAGATCGTGATCGAGAACATTGAAACGATTGAAGATGAATCATGGGGCGAGTCCCGGATCATCGATGGCGCTCGCGCGTGTCCGCCGGAAGATGTCGGTGGTGCGCCCGGATATGAGATGTTCCTGACCACCTTGCGCGACAGCCCCGACAGCGAGGAAGCCGATCACTATCGGCAATGGATCGGTCCAGGGTTTGATCCGGAGCTATTCGACATACGTGCCGCCAACGCCGCATTGATGCGACTGGCTACCAATCGATGGGGCAATCGATAA
- a CDS encoding 5-methylcytosine restriction system specificity protein McrC, with amino-acid sequence MTKPEIRVVKEYEPVEVDSSLFMNGAELLVYPGVLERDYISIRWRKGRPVFFAGGYVGIIPVNDRLVLDVRPKVPLDNLERIIRLSNHAPYELSGLERSYASHNEATAPIEDFLIDSFLDKVDAIHESGMLRAYLRREAEGDFPKGRLNMGRTISLQARGTRKVAFGWSERGIDTPQNRLIKLALLRAIGADSAARSKRRKARLALHLEYLEQVAECEATDILEHRLITDLDTVPDTRDYYRPAMALAKLILQGGGLDFSASGTDVFANSLLLDLDVAFEGYVRFVLQDLNATTANYRVFDGNVAAGEGRKKELLKRTDFPEQIERTIDATPDVVIEMYAPPRLPANIVLDMKYKETKTVAERSDLNQLIAYAASYASDAAVFVFPSRSEDQRGLQCLGLVGGIPVYQYFMNLGAANIHDEEQRLRGMVERVFLQRPPS; translated from the coding sequence ATGACCAAACCTGAGATCCGGGTTGTCAAGGAATACGAACCGGTTGAGGTGGACTCGTCCCTTTTCATGAATGGGGCGGAGTTGCTCGTCTATCCCGGGGTGCTAGAGAGAGATTACATCAGTATCCGCTGGAGGAAAGGGCGCCCTGTGTTTTTCGCGGGCGGCTATGTCGGCATCATACCGGTAAATGATCGGCTCGTTCTGGACGTTAGACCAAAGGTGCCACTTGATAATCTCGAACGGATTATTAGGCTCTCGAATCATGCACCGTATGAATTGTCGGGACTGGAGCGCAGTTACGCGAGTCACAATGAGGCGACAGCGCCCATCGAGGACTTTTTGATTGACTCATTCCTCGATAAGGTCGACGCGATACATGAAAGTGGCATGCTCAGGGCTTACCTGCGACGGGAAGCGGAGGGGGACTTTCCGAAGGGGCGTCTCAACATGGGCCGAACGATTAGTTTGCAGGCGAGAGGGACCAGAAAAGTTGCATTCGGCTGGTCGGAGCGCGGCATCGATACCCCGCAGAACCGGTTGATAAAGCTCGCGCTGCTTCGGGCTATTGGGGCCGACAGCGCAGCACGGTCGAAGAGACGGAAGGCTAGGTTAGCGCTGCACCTTGAATATCTTGAGCAAGTTGCGGAATGCGAGGCGACTGACATCCTTGAACATCGACTAATAACGGATCTGGATACTGTCCCGGACACGCGCGACTACTATCGGCCGGCGATGGCGCTGGCGAAGCTAATTCTACAGGGCGGGGGACTCGATTTTTCGGCTTCCGGGACGGATGTTTTTGCCAACTCGCTGCTGCTCGATCTAGACGTCGCATTCGAAGGGTACGTCCGATTTGTATTGCAAGATTTAAACGCGACTACGGCAAACTATCGGGTCTTCGATGGGAACGTCGCTGCCGGTGAAGGGCGGAAGAAAGAGCTTTTGAAGCGGACAGACTTTCCTGAGCAGATAGAACGAACCATAGATGCAACACCCGACGTTGTAATTGAGATGTACGCGCCTCCGCGACTCCCTGCCAACATCGTGCTTGACATGAAGTACAAGGAGACGAAGACAGTCGCCGAGAGAAGCGACCTCAATCAACTAATTGCATATGCGGCATCGTATGCTTCAGACGCTGCCGTCTTTGTGTTCCCGTCTCGGTCAGAGGATCAGCGAGGACTGCAATGTTTGGGGCTGGTCGGAGGAATTCCGGTCTACCAATACTTTATGAATTTGGGCGCTGCGAACATCCATGACGAAGAGCAGCGCTTGAGGGGCATGGTGGAAAGGGTTTTCCTGCAACGCCCTCCTTCGTAA
- a CDS encoding AAA family ATPase — MLEKLEKIRELAAEDLGIPRPETAPSADSPNVMDLASSETGAIADEQLEMVEPDDPVYRRLLELLADGFGGVIFTGPPGTGKSRAARRIAARLAGGDRSRLFFIQFHPAYQYEDFIEAYVPTEQGGFELADKTFLLACRAAIELDDTVVVVLDELSRTDVIRVFGEVLTYLEPSKRGFPFMLASGRESIVPKKLVILATMNPWDRGVEELDLAFERRFAKIALEPDVAALNEMLSGSSLSDLRKQRLERFFLILHRHPNPLCRLGHAYFQTVRDDASLIRLWENQLTFHFDRVLKRSPDELASIRAAWANVIADQNDQT, encoded by the coding sequence ATGCTAGAGAAACTGGAAAAGATTCGCGAACTGGCTGCTGAGGATCTCGGAATACCTCGCCCCGAGACGGCTCCCAGTGCGGATTCTCCTAATGTAATGGACTTGGCTTCATCGGAGACCGGGGCGATCGCGGACGAGCAACTTGAGATGGTTGAGCCCGACGACCCAGTCTACCGCCGTCTACTGGAATTGCTTGCCGACGGCTTTGGTGGCGTGATCTTCACCGGCCCACCAGGCACCGGAAAGAGCCGCGCAGCTCGGAGAATTGCCGCGAGGCTTGCTGGTGGCGACCGCTCACGGCTTTTCTTTATTCAATTCCATCCGGCCTACCAATACGAAGACTTCATCGAAGCTTACGTTCCCACTGAGCAAGGGGGCTTCGAGCTTGCCGACAAGACTTTCCTGCTGGCGTGTAGGGCTGCGATAGAGTTGGATGACACGGTGGTGGTTGTCCTCGATGAGTTAAGCAGGACCGATGTCATTCGAGTTTTTGGAGAGGTTCTCACATATCTTGAACCTTCAAAACGCGGATTTCCATTTATGTTGGCTTCCGGCAGGGAGTCGATTGTCCCAAAGAAGCTCGTCATTCTGGCAACGATGAACCCGTGGGATCGGGGCGTTGAAGAACTGGACCTAGCATTCGAGCGCCGGTTTGCGAAGATTGCGCTTGAACCGGATGTGGCCGCGTTAAATGAAATGCTGAGCGGCTCCAGCTTGTCCGACCTACGCAAGCAACGGCTTGAGCGGTTCTTCCTGATCCTACATCGTCATCCGAATCCTCTCTGTAGGCTCGGACACGCTTATTTTCAAACCGTGAGAGATGATGCTTCGCTGATCCGACTCTGGGAAAACCAACTCACCTTCCATTTCGACCGGGTGCTGAAGCGTAGCCCCGACGAGCTTGCCTCTATACGTGCGGCGTGGGCAAACGTGATCGCAGATCAGAATGACCAAACCTGA
- a CDS encoding DNA-methyltransferase — protein sequence MRTKSEPIAFGSISPAETHRYHADARHIPIGDSSVDLIVTSPPYWKKRDYGFAGQIGQEPTPSEYVINMIECMREWRRVLKRTGSIFINVGDSYNARTLAGVPARLEAAAIDDGWIVRNRIIWTKESGMPEPAKNRLANRHEYIIHFVRSPKYFYDLVGYSEAIGNGANPGDVWNIPLKRNMGDHLAPFPDEIVRRAVLLACPRASCPVCGHIPERVFERTAQLDTNRPQAKRAMEIAKAAGLTKSHIAAIQATGISDAGKALKVQTGTGRNSAEVQRLASEAKAALGGYFREFTFAKKATVGWTTCNCSVPLSPGVVLDPFMGTGTALTVANEMGRSAIGVDLAPKTDDHVWGQSIAIPDDVEPLEPLATKRKRSTRSAGLALQD from the coding sequence ATGAGAACCAAGTCAGAACCAATCGCCTTCGGAAGCATCTCGCCCGCGGAAACACATCGATACCATGCAGACGCTCGCCACATTCCCATCGGCGACTCCTCCGTTGATCTGATCGTAACTTCGCCCCCATATTGGAAGAAGCGGGACTACGGGTTCGCCGGCCAGATCGGACAGGAGCCCACCCCGAGTGAGTATGTGATCAACATGATTGAGTGCATGCGCGAATGGCGCAGGGTGCTCAAGCGTACTGGCTCGATTTTCATCAACGTGGGCGATTCATACAACGCGCGCACGCTAGCAGGCGTACCGGCTCGACTTGAGGCCGCTGCGATCGATGACGGTTGGATTGTTCGTAACCGTATCATCTGGACCAAGGAAAGCGGTATGCCAGAGCCGGCAAAGAACCGGCTTGCGAATCGACATGAGTACATTATTCACTTCGTGCGGTCGCCAAAGTATTTCTACGACTTGGTTGGATACTCGGAAGCAATCGGGAACGGAGCGAATCCGGGTGACGTATGGAATATCCCTCTTAAGCGGAATATGGGGGATCACCTTGCCCCTTTTCCCGACGAAATTGTCCGTCGGGCTGTCTTGCTCGCTTGCCCGCGAGCCTCTTGCCCCGTCTGCGGACACATTCCCGAGCGCGTATTTGAACGTACCGCACAACTTGACACGAACCGGCCGCAGGCTAAGCGTGCCATGGAGATCGCGAAGGCGGCAGGCCTGACGAAGTCCCATATTGCGGCGATTCAGGCGACTGGCATCTCTGATGCGGGCAAGGCACTGAAAGTGCAAACGGGTACAGGGCGGAACTCAGCAGAAGTACAACGCCTCGCCTCGGAGGCCAAGGCAGCTCTCGGCGGCTATTTCCGTGAGTTCACGTTTGCTAAGAAAGCTACAGTCGGCTGGACGACGTGCAATTGTTCAGTTCCTTTAAGCCCTGGTGTTGTGCTCGACCCATTCATGGGGACCGGGACAGCGCTTACCGTGGCTAACGAGATGGGACGTTCGGCGATAGGTGTTGATCTGGCTCCTAAAACAGATGATCATGTCTGGGGTCAATCAATAGCGATACCGGACGATGTCGAGCCCCTCGAACCTTTGGCAACTAAACGGAAGCGCAGTACGCGAAGCGCTGGACTTGCTTTGCAAGACTAG
- a CDS encoding alpha/beta hydrolase family protein — MRRLYCAVTALLIAAHVAAAPLDHGDLVTFPTRDGVTQSIFIESPSPNPPLVVILYSGGDGTTRLDQNGATSQHGNFIVRTAHFWVQHGYAAVLTDAPSDMQMRGMDDYYRRSKDALADQRAIVAQVRQHFPNSKIALVSTSRGTVTVGNVLEHAPELADGYVLTSPESVAIKHPGISDLDVPEQYRSKVLIVSNKNDVCPVANYAGGQRLASRNKVAFVTEESDEGGGDRQSDCGGHSPHGFLGIESNTLKDINDWIGQKLQATTAAQ; from the coding sequence ATGAGACGCCTCTATTGCGCAGTGACTGCGTTGCTCATCGCCGCGCACGTGGCGGCGGCTCCGCTCGATCACGGCGACCTCGTGACCTTCCCGACGCGTGATGGCGTGACGCAGAGCATCTTCATCGAGTCGCCATCGCCGAATCCGCCACTGGTCGTCATCCTGTACAGCGGTGGCGACGGAACCACCCGGCTCGATCAGAATGGCGCGACGAGCCAGCATGGAAACTTTATCGTGCGTACCGCCCACTTTTGGGTCCAGCATGGCTACGCGGCGGTCCTGACTGACGCGCCGTCCGACATGCAGATGCGCGGCATGGACGACTACTACCGTCGCAGCAAGGATGCACTGGCTGACCAGAGGGCAATCGTTGCACAAGTTCGCCAGCACTTCCCAAACTCAAAAATCGCTCTGGTAAGCACGAGCCGTGGGACCGTCACGGTCGGCAACGTGCTGGAGCACGCACCCGAGCTGGCTGACGGGTACGTGCTGACCTCGCCCGAGTCGGTTGCCATCAAGCATCCCGGCATCTCCGACCTCGACGTGCCGGAGCAGTACCGCAGCAAGGTGCTGATCGTCTCCAACAAGAATGATGTCTGCCCCGTCGCCAACTATGCTGGCGGCCAGCGTCTGGCGTCGCGCAATAAGGTTGCGTTCGTCACGGAGGAATCAGACGAAGGCGGTGGCGACAGGCAATCTGACTGCGGCGGTCATTCGCCGCACGGCTTCCTCGGCATCGAAAGCAACACGCTGAAAGACATCAACGACTGGATCGGCCAGAAGCTGCAAGCCACTACAGCCGCGCAGTAG
- a CDS encoding DUF2628 domain-containing protein has protein sequence MTRHVDTDQGISTMAFCEQCGTQFLESALFCAGCGKAITSSVAARSALRSSRAVADDDLSGLPEKWRQRFAAIEKAGGERARWWRWPEVNRLTVKEKRLITSNLWAFVFGPFYYLYLRMWRKAITLSLVALALDVILGIAGDALDVPVDRFLWIVSAVIIRQCANVDYYRKTVLKRREWW, from the coding sequence GTGACACGGCACGTCGATACGGACCAAGGGATCAGCACTATGGCGTTTTGCGAGCAGTGCGGCACACAGTTTTTGGAAAGCGCCCTTTTCTGCGCGGGATGCGGCAAGGCAATCACGTCCTCGGTCGCAGCGCGGTCAGCGCTCCGCTCGTCGCGAGCGGTCGCCGATGATGACCTCTCCGGGCTGCCGGAAAAGTGGCGGCAACGCTTTGCGGCCATTGAGAAGGCTGGCGGCGAGCGCGCTCGATGGTGGCGGTGGCCCGAAGTGAACCGACTGACCGTGAAAGAGAAAAGGTTGATTACATCGAACCTGTGGGCGTTCGTGTTCGGACCGTTCTATTACCTGTATCTCAGGATGTGGCGAAAGGCCATCACGCTGTCGCTCGTCGCGCTGGCGCTCGACGTCATCCTCGGTATCGCTGGCGATGCCCTAGACGTTCCGGTTGACCGCTTTCTCTGGATCGTGTCGGCCGTCATCATCAGGCAGTGCGCGAACGTCGATTACTATCGCAAGACCGTCCTCAAGCGGAGGGAATGGTGGTGA
- a CDS encoding helix-turn-helix domain-containing protein, producing the protein MPNQTQKCEAQLLFAANMRRIRKAKELTQEKVAEAADLHPNYVSSVERGERNISICNIARIASALGVAMAALVAERERDGETTASKLGDTAQ; encoded by the coding sequence ATGCCTAACCAAACTCAAAAGTGTGAAGCGCAACTTCTGTTTGCGGCCAACATGCGCCGCATCCGCAAGGCTAAGGAACTGACTCAGGAGAAGGTCGCAGAGGCGGCCGACCTGCATCCGAACTACGTCAGTTCGGTCGAGCGCGGCGAGCGCAATATCTCCATCTGCAACATCGCGCGGATTGCCAGCGCGCTCGGTGTGGCGATGGCGGCGCTTGTTGCCGAGCGGGAACGCGACGGCGAAACCACTGCGAGCAAGCTCGGCGATACGGCACAGTGA
- a CDS encoding tyrosine-type recombinase/integrase, with translation MSLTDTAVRNLKPSDKPYKLADGGGMYLHVTPNGGKYWRLAFRLHGKQKIYALGVYPQVSLAEARQMRDEAKKLIKQGIDPVIERKQTVRRRSEEQATTFELIAREWHKTKRSAWTESHAKKIMNSLEADIFPRLGDRPIGSISAPDLLMALRVIEKRGALEIAGRVLQRCNAVFRYAVATGRIVANPAAELRGALKTPERKHHAALAHDELPEFLAKLAGYDGDPQTRLGLQLMVHTFVRTGELRAASWAEFNLELSEWRIPAERMKMREEHIVPLSKQAVALLRQLQAVGAGSDLVFPSGNGRRNKWISENTLLYALYRLGYHSRATGHGFRATASTILNEMGFHPDWIERQLAHAERNKVRAAYNRALYLAERRQMMQVWSDYLDIAASGKEVVLSDFRRNWSGN, from the coding sequence ATGTCCCTTACAGATACTGCAGTTCGGAACCTCAAGCCTTCCGACAAGCCGTACAAGCTTGCCGACGGCGGTGGCATGTACCTCCACGTTACGCCGAACGGCGGCAAATACTGGCGGCTCGCCTTTCGCCTGCACGGCAAGCAGAAGATTTACGCTCTCGGTGTCTATCCGCAGGTGTCGCTAGCCGAGGCGCGGCAGATGCGCGATGAGGCGAAAAAGCTCATCAAACAGGGGATCGATCCTGTCATCGAGCGAAAGCAGACCGTCCGACGCAGATCCGAGGAGCAGGCGACGACGTTCGAACTCATTGCCCGTGAGTGGCACAAGACGAAGCGATCGGCGTGGACCGAATCCCACGCAAAAAAGATCATGAATTCGCTTGAGGCCGATATTTTTCCGAGGCTGGGTGATCGCCCTATTGGCTCGATCAGCGCCCCTGACTTACTGATGGCATTGCGCGTGATCGAGAAGCGAGGGGCATTGGAGATCGCGGGGCGGGTTTTGCAGCGCTGCAACGCGGTCTTTCGATATGCGGTCGCGACGGGGCGGATTGTTGCCAACCCGGCGGCCGAGTTGCGAGGTGCGTTGAAGACGCCGGAACGCAAGCATCACGCCGCATTGGCGCACGACGAATTGCCGGAATTCTTGGCCAAGCTGGCCGGGTACGACGGTGATCCTCAAACCAGGTTAGGACTTCAGTTGATGGTTCACACTTTCGTTCGGACGGGCGAACTACGTGCAGCCAGCTGGGCCGAGTTCAATCTGGAATTGAGTGAATGGCGCATCCCTGCGGAACGCATGAAGATGCGGGAAGAGCACATTGTTCCGTTGTCGAAGCAGGCAGTTGCCTTGCTTCGGCAGTTGCAGGCCGTTGGCGCTGGTTCAGATCTCGTGTTTCCGTCGGGCAACGGGCGTCGCAACAAATGGATCAGTGAGAATACATTGCTCTACGCGTTGTACCGGCTGGGCTATCACTCACGCGCAACCGGACATGGGTTTCGTGCCACGGCGTCGACCATTCTGAATGAAATGGGATTTCATCCCGACTGGATTGAGCGGCAGCTCGCGCACGCCGAGCGGAACAAAGTACGGGCCGCGTATAACCGCGCGCTGTACCTGGCCGAGCGGAGGCAGATGATGCAGGTCTGGTCGGATTATCTGGATATTGCGGCTAGCGGAAAAGAGGTGGTGCTCAGCGATTTTCGGCGGAATTGGAGTGGCAATTAG
- a CDS encoding ClpXP protease specificity-enhancing factor, whose protein sequence is MQEISTKPYLLRALYEWCTDNGYTPHIAVRVDNSTRVPRQFVRDGEIVLNVSFEATSQLQMGNEWIEFTARFSGKAHKIEIPVANVLAIYARENGQGMAFQVDAVAGEGADSGAFDEDAAPAGDVQRDESPAVLTPVVDSGANEEPSEGADEPPKTDGDGSKGGSRPRLKIVK, encoded by the coding sequence ATGCAAGAGATTTCAACGAAGCCTTATCTGCTGCGCGCGCTGTATGAGTGGTGCACCGATAACGGTTACACGCCGCATATCGCGGTGAGGGTCGACAACTCGACGCGCGTCCCGCGTCAGTTCGTGCGTGACGGCGAGATCGTGCTCAACGTCAGCTTCGAGGCGACGAGCCAGTTGCAGATGGGCAACGAGTGGATCGAGTTCACCGCCCGGTTCTCCGGGAAGGCGCACAAGATCGAGATTCCGGTGGCCAACGTGCTCGCGATTTACGCGCGGGAGAACGGGCAGGGGATGGCGTTCCAGGTCGATGCAGTGGCGGGCGAGGGTGCGGATTCGGGGGCGTTCGACGAAGATGCTGCGCCGGCCGGTGATGTGCAGCGCGACGAGTCGCCTGCCGTGCTCACGCCTGTGGTCGACAGCGGCGCGAACGAGGAACCGTCAGAAGGTGCCGACGAACCGCCGAAAACCGACGGTGACGGCTCGAAAGGCGGTAGCAGACCTCGCCTCAAGATCGTGAAATGA
- a CDS encoding glutathione S-transferase N-terminal domain-containing protein, producing the protein MMVLYSGTTCPFSQRCRLVLFEKGMDFEIRDVDLFNKPEDISVMNPYGQVPILVERDLILYESNIINEYIDERFPHPQLMPADPVQRARARLFLLNFEKELFVHVSTLENEKGKAAEKNHEKARLAIRDRLTQLAPIFLKNKYMLGEEFSMLDVAIAPLLWRLDHYGIELSKNAAPLMKYAERIFSRPAYIEALTPSEKVMRR; encoded by the coding sequence ATGATGGTTCTGTACTCTGGCACAACTTGCCCGTTCTCCCAGCGCTGCCGGCTGGTACTGTTCGAGAAGGGCATGGACTTCGAGATCCGTGACGTCGACCTGTTCAACAAACCGGAAGACATTTCGGTGATGAACCCGTACGGTCAAGTGCCGATCCTGGTCGAGCGCGACCTGATCCTGTACGAATCGAACATCATCAACGAGTACATCGACGAACGCTTCCCGCATCCGCAACTGATGCCGGCCGACCCGGTGCAGCGCGCACGTGCGCGCCTGTTCCTGCTCAACTTCGAGAAGGAACTGTTCGTGCACGTCAGCACGCTCGAGAACGAGAAGGGCAAGGCAGCGGAGAAGAATCACGAGAAGGCACGTCTCGCGATCCGCGATCGCCTGACGCAGCTCGCGCCGATCTTCCTGAAGAACAAGTACATGCTCGGCGAGGAGTTCTCGATGCTCGACGTCGCGATCGCGCCGCTGCTGTGGCGTCTGGATCACTACGGCATCGAACTGTCGAAGAACGCTGCGCCGCTGATGAAGTACGCCGAGCGGATCTTCAGCCGTCCGGCCTATATCGAAGCACTGACGCCGTCCGAAAAGGTCATGCGTCGTTGA